A window from Candidatus Angelobacter sp. encodes these proteins:
- a CDS encoding FAD binding domain-containing protein: protein MKSFEYAAPKTLKEAAGLLGDKWGETEVLAGGTDLVTLLKQHLTEPRRLVSLRNISELKGIEAEKNGLRIGAMTALGELVEDRHVKEHFPCLITAAKGVGSPQLMSVGTVGGDLCQRPRCWYFRNGFGLFAKHEGASLVRGGENRYHAIFGNDGEALFVSPSSLGPSLVALDAVITVTGAKGKTRKIAADKFFQTPRTETDRETALRPDEILTNIFIPTKGLRNATYEVRHRQGLDWPYVTATVAFQIRTGTVSDARVVLGHVAPVPWPSSSAGKALNSAKVDAATAVKCGEAATQGAKPLSQNSYKIQLVRTAVKRAVLAAAT, encoded by the coding sequence ATGAAATCGTTCGAATACGCCGCACCTAAAACGCTGAAAGAAGCCGCCGGCTTGCTGGGTGACAAGTGGGGTGAAACCGAAGTTCTTGCCGGAGGCACCGATCTCGTCACCTTGCTCAAGCAGCATCTCACCGAACCAAGGCGTCTTGTCAGTCTGCGAAACATCTCCGAGCTGAAAGGCATTGAAGCGGAAAAGAACGGCTTGCGCATCGGCGCGATGACCGCCCTTGGCGAGCTGGTGGAGGACAGGCACGTCAAAGAGCATTTCCCGTGTCTGATCACCGCAGCCAAGGGTGTCGGCAGTCCGCAGCTTATGTCCGTCGGCACCGTGGGGGGAGACCTTTGCCAGCGACCACGCTGCTGGTATTTCCGCAACGGTTTTGGATTGTTCGCCAAACACGAGGGCGCTTCGCTCGTCCGGGGCGGTGAAAACCGATATCATGCCATTTTTGGCAACGATGGGGAGGCGTTGTTCGTCAGTCCCTCAAGCCTTGGCCCCTCTCTCGTGGCGCTCGACGCCGTGATTACGGTAACGGGAGCGAAAGGCAAAACACGAAAGATCGCGGCGGATAAATTCTTTCAAACGCCGAGGACGGAAACAGACCGTGAAACGGCCCTCAGGCCAGACGAGATTCTGACCAACATTTTCATTCCAACGAAGGGCCTGCGAAACGCCACCTATGAAGTGCGGCATCGGCAAGGGCTCGATTGGCCTTACGTTACGGCGACCGTTGCCTTCCAAATCAGGACGGGGACGGTGTCGGACGCGCGCGTTGTTCTTGGCCACGTCGCCCCGGTGCCGTGGCCCTCTTCCAGCGCAGGGAAGGCTTTGAACAGCGCAAAGGTGGATGCTGCAACCGCGGTCAAATGCGGCGAGGCGGCGACGCAAGGCGCGAAACCGCTCAGCCAAAACAGCTATAAAATCCAGCTTGTCAGAACCGCCGTCAAACGCGCGGTATTGGCAGCGGCGACTTGA